A stretch of DNA from Desulfosarcina ovata subsp. ovata:
ACAAGGAAAAAGTGTACAAATTTCTGCGAAGATCGTGAACCCAAAACCGCTCGTGGCCTAAAGGTTCAGGATATGTGGTTGCAGCAACATCCGGTATACAGCCGAACCATACCCCTAATTAGGGCTACACTTCATGAACAATAGTAAAACGAAAAAGTCAATTATCCGAGCAGCCAGGGATGTCATCGCTGAAAAAGGCCTGAGGGATTCCACGATATCTGAAATAGCTAAAAAAGCAAATGTTGTTGATTCCATTATATATCACTACTTTAAAAATAAGGAAGATCTGCTTTTTTTTATGGTTGATCAAGAGATTAAAGCCATGAATCGAGAATTAAATTATCATTTTAAAGGAATTATTGGACCCATTTCAAAACTTGGTAAAATGATATGGTTTCATCTTTCTCTGAATGATACGCAAACTAAGGATTTGCGAATAATGAAATATTTGATGCTTGAAAGCCGGGGGTACAGTAATTTCTTCATTCATAAAGGATATCGGTCCTTAAAAGAATATACAAAAATTTTAAAAGATATTCTGATACAAGGGGTTAAAGAGAATTTTTTCCACGAAAATCTGAATACAAGTATAGTTCGGGACATGATTTTTGGATTGCTGGATGAAGAATCCATTAACTGTCTTGGATCAAAAGGTATTACTAAAACACTGCCTGATTTTGACAACATCATGGCATTGATCTTAAACATGATAATAAAAAGTGAAAAAACGTCACTTTCCCCTGATAATAAAAAGGCGGTAAAAATTCTATTGGCAGCACAAGCTATTTTTTCCGAAAAAGGCTTTTTCAATACCACGATGATGGAAATAGCTAAACTTGCTAAAGTATCAGAGGGAACAATTTATGAATATTATAAAAGTAAAAACGATCTGCTTTTCAGTATTCCAAGGGTATATATCGAAACGCAAGACGTTTTTTTAAAGAATGTGATAGACAATAAGGAGCCGTTAATAAAGCTCAAAAACTTCATTTACCATTATTTCTTCTTTTTTCTGACGAATCGTGAATTCTTAATAGTCTATCTGCGGGATATAAAACTTAACAGACAATATCTGTCCAGCGATTTACATCTTGAATTTATGCAACAATTTAGCTACCTGAATGACATTCTGGATGAAGGGAAAAAAAAGGGTGTTTTCAATTCTAATGTTAATAACAGGATTTTTATCAATCTTTTTGTCGGCACGTTTTCGCATTTGGCCACAAGATGGATAATTGTAAAAAAGGTGCACGCCATCGATATGATGGAAGAATTAAGCCAGGTTGTTAATCTTTTAAGTTTAGCGGTAAAGAAAAAGAATGAATTTTCCATGGCACAGGTAATAAGTACCTTTTCACGCCCTTGAAAGGCGCACACACCGCTCTTTTTGTTGTTAACTGCTGCCGTTTTGTTAAACAAGGAGGGTGTTTTATTGTCCGTCGCTTAGGACCTCGGAAATAAATGAACTACCCCGCAGGAGGGCATCGAGGAAATCTTTTTATTAAATCCGCGATGTTACTCGTCTTTTTGCCCGCGTTCTTCGTTGCGCCGATGGCTACATACAACCAGTATTAAACCATCGACGCGCCTTGCCTGATCTTATAAAACCAGGCGAACAAAAATCCGGCGTCATCTCCGTGGATTTTATTTTTTCCGAGGCCCTTATAATTCACTATCTTGGATAGTGGACCCTTCTTTTCTTTAATATCCACCAATGGGTGGATCTGAAACACCACGAGCCGCCGCTGACTTCATCAAATATCCTGGATATTTATGCCGTTTCTGCTTATCCAGCATCCTAATTTTCAGAAAATCTCATAAAATTAAAAGAAAAAGATTGACAATTCATTTGTACCATAGTTGAATATCTCTCAGTTATTGGTACAAATGTGGTTTGGTTATATTTTCCAGTTTCAGAAGAAGAAGGAAACGTCAGAAACAAAAAAGAAGGGGGATGTAGAATGGATGGTGTAGAAAACAAAGTAGCGGTAATTGCCGGCGGAACAGATCAGATAGGCCAGGCCATCAGTCTCGCTCTTGCTAATGGGGGCGCGAAGGTTGCCGTCTGTGATGTCAACCAAAAGCAGGTGGACAGCATCGTTGAAAAAATCAAGGAAAAAGGTCAGCAGGCAATCGGGTTGGCAATGGACCCTTCAAAACCTGAAAAGGTCAAAGAGGCGATTGACAAAATCAAGGCGGAGTTTGGTGTGATTGATATCCTCGTTAATAATGTCGACGATTCAGAAGGATGGGAGATCGCTGACGTGTTGGACGACCGTTGGAGAAAATCCGTTGATAAAAACTTAAACGCGGTTTTTTATTTCTGCCGGGAGATTATACCGGGAATGCGTAAAAATAAGTATGGACGGGTTGTCAATATAACAAGTATCGACTATCTTGGATGGTGCAAAGGAAAAGTGAATATCTCGGCTACAAAATCAGCAGTCTTCGGCCTGACAAGATCCTTGGCACTCGAAGGGGCGAAAGACAATGTGACGACTAACTGTGTAATCAAAGGTGATATCGCCGAGTCTGATCTACCGAAAGATAAATCAGAGAAAATGGCTTCACGTTTGCCTGTGAAAAGACTTGGCAAGACCGAGGACATAGCCAGAACAGTAGGCTTTTTTGCTTCACAGAAATCCAAATATATTACTGGCCAGATGTTATTTGCTTGTGGCGGGAAAAGCTTATATTCCTCTCTGTCCGTTTAACAAACCGTTATTAAATGTGCTTTGTGTTTAACATCTTCGTCATTTGGAGGTATAAGAAATGAGTATTAAAAATAGAGTCGCCCTGATAACAGGGTCGGGTAGTGGTATGGGAAAGCAAACTGCTATGAGAATGGCCGAAAAAGGCGCCAAGGTCGTTATCAATGATATTGTTGCCGAAAAAGTAAATGAAACGGTAACAGAATTTAAAGATATGGGATTCGATGTCATAGGAAAGGTTGCAGATATTTGTGATAAGACCTCCGTTGAAAACATGTTCAAAGAAACTGTCGATACTTTCGGAAGTATTGACATTCTGGTGAATAATGCAGGAATGGAACGGGCTGGCGCTTTAAGAAAACTCACTGAAGAAGACTGGAATATTACCATCAATGTCAATTTGAAGGGGACTTTCCTGTGCAGCCAGGCAGCTCATAATTACATGGTTGAAAAAACGCACGGCAGAATTATAAACATAGCATCACGTGCGTGGCTGGGTGGGCCCGGACAAGCCCCTTACTCTTCTGCGAAAGCAGGCGTGGTCGCTCTGACCAGGACGCTGGCTCTCGAACTCGGCAGAAAAGGCATTACCGCAAACTGTATTGCACCTGGTCTAATTCATACACCACTGTGGGATGAACTTCCAGAAAAAAACAGGAATTTTTTAATCAGTAAACAACCAACGGGAAATTTAGGTGAGGTGGATGATATCGCCTACGCAGTGCTTTTTCTCGCTGATGATGACACCAGTTTTGTTACCGGGCAGGTATTATATGTATGCGGTGGCAGAAGCCTTTTTTCAGGATGAAACATAGTAAACCACAATCTACGAAAGCCGTCTTGGAGTTTCCGTAGCTGAAATGAATATTGGTGAAAAAGAATGGGTGGGATTTAAAAAGGTAATCGGCGTTCCAGCCTGACCAGATTAATGAGCTACCTTGTAGCAGGGCCGCGGCGAGGTATCAAAAGGCATTTTCGTTTAACACCGATGCAGAGCATCAAGTAGTTCTTTTGATTAGAATTCAGCACGTTGTTGAAGATCAAGAAAAATAAGCAAGAAATTAATAAGGGCCTTGGAAAAAGTAAAATCCACAGAGGTGGCGCCGGTTTTTTGTTTGTGTTCAAGGCGTGTTGATGGTTTCATACTGGTTGTATATTACCGGCGACGCAACACAGAACACGGACAAAAAGACAAGTAAGATTGTGGGGTTATATTTCCGATGCCCTAAGTAAGTAGAAAATCTAACCACAGGTTAGAAGATGAACCAGCTAAGGAGAAAAAATGGATTTTTCGATATCTGAAGAGTACATGATGCTTAAGGAGGCGACGGCAGAATTTGTAAAACGCGAGATGTTGCCATTGGATAAAGTGCTTCTTGAGCGGGAACTATCTTTGTGGACCGAACCGGGCCCATTGATCCCTCAGGAAGACCATGATAGGCTAATGCAAAAAACAAAAGAGCTCGGCTTTTGGGGACTGGAAGTCGAAGAGAAATTCGGCGGACAAGGCCTTGGAATGCTAGCCAAGACACTGGTTGTAGAGGAGTTATCAAAGTCTTTGGTCGGGTTTTCTCATCACGGATTCACGCTGCCGCCTGATGCGCCCAATCTATATTATCTGCATGAGTGTTGTTCCGAAAACCAGAGAGAAAAATACTTTGAGCCCTATTGTAGCGCTAATCTTGATTCAGCCATGGCATGCTCTGAACCCGACGCTGGCTCCGACGTCAGCGGTTTGAAAACAACGGCGGTACGTAAGGGTGACAAGTGGGTGATAAACGGCGCAAAGATGTGGATTAGTAAATGTGACTATCCTGAAGTTTTTTTTATAGTGATCGCCGTTACAGACAAGGAAGCGTCATCTAAGAATAGATTTACGGCGTTCCTTATTGATCGCGAGACACCGGGTTTAAAAATTGGTCGTGAAATCCCTGTTATCGGCGCCATGCCGACATGGGACCTATTTCTGGAGGATGTAGAGGTTGGGGACGATGCCGTGCTTGGAGAAGTCGGTCAGGCATTCATACCATTGCAGAATCGCTTCGGGGTGCGCAGAATTGAAATTGCGGCCCATTGTACCGGAATGGCCGAGAGATTAATTCAGATGATGATAGATCAGGCTAATACCCGGATTACATTCGGAAAGCCACTGGCAGCGCGCCAAACGGTCCAGAACTGGATTGCAGATTCAACAATAGAACTGGAAAGCGTTCGCTGGCCGCTCTATTACGCAGCCTGGAAGTCCGATCAGGGCTACAAAGACCTGCGTATTGAAGGGTCATCCATAAAAGTGGCTGCAACCGAGATGCTGACTAAAGTGGCCGATAGAGCGATACAGGCCCATGGCGGTCTTGGTCTTTCACATGAACTTGGGATTGAGTATGCTGCTCGTATGGTCAGATTGTGGCGGATTCTCGAGGGCCCCTCGGAAATTCATAGAATGGCTGTTGCAAGGACATTGCTTAGGGAGAAAAAACCATATAATCCGTTTTTATTAAAAAAGGAGGGATAAATAAGCCAAACCCGGAGAGTTTTAATTGTGATGTTTACATAATCAAAATCGGAGAAAAAAATGGGTGTTGATTTCAAGAAAGAAAACCATGTCGCCTATATTACGTTGAACAGACCGGAAGCAATGAATTCTTTGGATCCCGAATCAATGGATCAATTGGTTGATATTTGGAGCACGGTCAAAAATGATCCTGACATTCGAGTGGCGGTGCTAACCGGTACCGGTCAGAAAGCATTCTCCACCGGGACGGATATGAAGAAAACGCCGCCCCCGAAAGAGTGCATGGCGTCAATCTATTTGCGAGACGGACAGCCGATCATTCCCCACATGAAAATGTGGAAACCCATCATTGCAGCAATAAACGGTTATGCCGTCGGTGGCGGACTCGAAATGGCCTTGGCATGCGATTTGAGGATAGCAAGTTCCAACGCCAAGTTTGGATTGACAGAAGTCAAAGTGGCCAGCCTCGCCGGACTGAATGGGACCCAGTGTTTACCGCGAGCCATTCCACTATCAGTTGCCATGAAGATGATGTTAACCGGTGATTTGATCGATGCTCAAGAAGCACTCAGAATCGGTCTCGTTAGCGATATAGTCGAGCCTGATGAATTGATAGGCTTGGCCAGAAAATATGCCGAGAAAATTGCAAACAACGCACCGCTCAGCGTTAAGGCCGTTAAGCAGGCAGTTGTTATGGGGATGGATTTACCGTTGGACCACGGCCTTGCCTTCGCCCATTTGTTATGGGGTGTTTTACGAGATACCGAGGACCGCAAGGAAGGGTTTCAGGCTTTTGCAGAAAAGCGGGCACCTGAATACAAGGGCAAATAGCAGGATTTGTTCACTGTGCTTCGGTCCTCTTTTATGTTTGGCCAGAACGAAGACATGCAACGTTCTATCCGTCTTCAAACAGGAGGTTATCCAATGCATATCGTTGTATTGGCAAAAGTCGTCCCGGATTACGAAGTCCCTGCCGGTGATTTTGAACTGACAAATAGTCGCGCCCACGCTCGGTACAAGCGGATGATGGGTCTCTATGATGAGAATGCAATCGAATCGGGCGTACAACTAAAAGAAAAATATTCCTCATCGCTTACCATTGTATCTTATGGAATCAAGGGAGATATCCAGATTTTGAGAAAAGCAGTGGCCATGGGTGGTGAAAAGCTCAGCCTTGTCGTGGGAAATTCAGATGATCCTCACATAATAGCCGCCAATCTTAAAATGGCCATCGACAAACTGGAAGATGTTGATTTGGTACTGGCAGGCCAGCAATCGGCGGATATGGACAGAGGTATTGTCCATGGCATGCTGGCCGAGATGCTCGGTTTTACTTTTATCCCTCAGGTTGCCAAAATCGAACAGGATGGTGACCAATGGAAAGTTATTCAAAACACCGAAAGCGGATCCAGTGAACTTAAATGTGGTGGGAAAGCTGTATTATCGATTACCAGCGTTCCGGAAAACGTTCCTCGAATTCCAGTGGTCAGATCAATTTTTGCAGCCAAAAAAAAGCCTGTGGATACGCTATCAGAAATCGAAGGCGATGCGATGCTCATCGATGAAGTTTTGGTTAATATTCCAAAAATGGAATCTGTGTGTGAATTCCTGCCGGCGGAAGATGACATGGCGGAAACCGCTAAAATTTTGCTGAGTAAATTGAGGGAGGAACGGCTCATATGAGAACCCTGATTGTTGAAATGATCGAGCCAAAGAGGCTTGGTGAACTGGTAACAGTGAGCAGGGAATTTTGTGAACAGCCTGATATTGTTGCCGTGGGAACTGGGCAAATCCCCGGTTCATTTGCCAAAGCATACCAGGTGGAGGATACCGTCGCTGCAAATTTGGTTTCAGATCTTGCTTCATTGATCGTGAATGAGGGTTATGAAGTTATCTTATTGACCGCTTCAACCCTTGGTTCCGGGATTGCGGCCCCGCTTTCCGTTAAACTATCAGCGCCGGTAGTTTCAGAAGTGATCAGAATCCAGCCGGATCTTGTTGTTGAAAGGCCCTTGTATGGGGGAAAAGCGGTGGCATCCTATAAGCTCAACAAAATGCCCGCCATATTGACCATCCGGCGGAAATATTTTGAAGCAGCCGATTTGCAGGGATTTACTGATTCATCGTTGCTCTCCATTACTGAAAAAAAAGTCGAGTTGATCGCCGAAAAGGAAGAAAAAACGGAGGGAATTCCCCTTGAGGATGCGGAAGTCATAGTATCCGGAGGCAGGGGAATCGGTACAGCGGAAAATTTTTCCATACTCCAGGATCTGGCCGATCTTCTCAATGGCGCCGTTGGAGCATCCAGAGGCGCCGTTGACGAAGGATGGGCGCAGCCGACACAGCAGGTTGGACAAACTGGCAAAATTGTGGCCCCTAGTGTTTATTTTGCGCTGGGTATATCCGGAGCCAGCCAGCATCTGGCAGGCATTGCAAACGCCAAATGTGTTGTTGCCATCAATAAGGATGAAGAGGCCAATATCTTCAAACGTGCGAGATTCGGAATTGTCAGCGATTATAAAAAAATTGTGCCTGTTCTGATCGAAACCCTCAAAGAGGAAGCTTAAATGGGACGTATACCTTATTGGAACATCAATCTGGGTATTCTCATTGATGCGTTCGCGGTGCCGATGATCGTCATTTTTGTCTATGGGATGTATGGACATTGGAAACGCATACGCCAGGGCAAGGTCAGGATCAATCCGGATTTATCAAAATCTGCTGGAAAAATCGGCCCGGTTTATATTTACGCCCTGCTTACAAAAGGAATCCTGGGAACCCGGATATACAAAAAAATCTACACCGGGGTTGCCCATGGGGGGCTGTTCTGGGGAATGGTTATTCTGTTACTGGGAACCATTTTGGTATTTTTAAACGTGCTGTTCGGTTTACCCGTTTTCCGCGGCGGATTTAACCGCTGGTTTATGTCATTTGCACTTGATTTAGCCGGGATTGCCGTTATTTGCGGTATTCTTTTTTTCCTGTTTAGAAGATTGGTATTTCCTCCTGAAAGGTTGACCGAGCCAAAAGCCCGAACAGGATTTTCGCCGATCGTTTTACTGCTCGGGGTGGTTATCCTTACCGGTTTCGTGGTGGAAGGCGGTAGAATCGCCTGCAACGGGATCGACAACGGATCCTTTATCGGCAATTATCTGTCGATGATGTTCGGCAAGACCGATGCGTGGCTTACCGTGCACCGTTATATGTGGTGGATCCATGGTCTTCTTGCGCTTGGTTTTCTGGCTTATATCCCATACTCGCCACTGGTGCATCTGGTTCTGGTACCCGTAAATGCGGCGCTGGCCGATCCGATGCCGGGCACAAAAATGGGCCTCATTGATTTTTCCTCCTTTGAGGACGAGGAGAGTGAGGAGATGCCTGTACTGGGCGCTGCCACATTGGCAGATTTCAGCCAAAAAAGATTACTCGATTATTCAACCTGCCTGTGGTGTGGTCGATGTCATGAGGTTTGTCCGGCGGCACAAACCGGAAAACCATTGTCACCCAAGGGTGTCATCATTACGCTCGCCGAATCCTTACAAGATGGTCACGTGGAAGATGATTCTTTAATTGATTCATTGACCAGTGAAGCACTTTTTTGCTGTACAACCTGTGCCGCCTGCATGGAGGCATGTCCGGCCCTGATTAATCAGCCCAAAACGATCATGAAGTTCAGGCAAAATCTCGTCATGGAGCGCTCCGAAATTCCCGAAATGATGGGCAAGGCCAACAGCAGTCTGGAACTTCGGGGCCATCCGTTTTTTGGTACCGGCGCCGGTCCGAGAGATTGGTGTAAAGATCTGAATGTTCCGGTTTTCGAAGAGGGAAAAACTGAATATTTACTGTGGATCGGCTGTTCAGTTACCTATGAAGAACGCGCCCAACAGATTGCCGGATCGATGGTGAAGATATTATCACATGCTGGTACCTCATTCGGAATTCTTGAGGATTTCCGCTGTACAGGGGATCCTGCCAAGCAGATGGGCAACGAATTCCTGTTTGCAGAACTCGCTCAGCAGAATATTGAAGATTTTTCAGATATGGGTATAAAAAAGATCATTACCATGTGCCCGCATTGCTATAACAGTTTCACCCGCCACTATCCGAAGCTGGGAGGCAATTACCAGGTTATTCCGCATTCGCTGTTTCTAAAATCGCTGTTAAAAGCCGGCCGGTTGCGCCTTAACAGAGAATCAAAAACGATATGTTATCATGATCCCTGCTATCTTGGACGGCGCAACGCCATCTACGATGAACCGCGCGACGTGGTCAATTCAATGGGGAAATTGGTGGAAATGGCGCGTAATCGTAACGAAAGCTTCTGCTGCGGCGGTGGCGGCGGAAACTACTGGGCTGAAGAGGTGGGAACCAGGATTAACCAGGTGAGAGCCAAAGAGGCCCTCGATACGGGGGCTGACTTTATCGCAACATCCTGTCCGTTCTGTCTTCTCATGTTGACCGATGGCGCCAAAAAGTTTACCGAAGATCAGAAGATATTCGATATCGCCGAACTGGTCGCGCTGCAACTCGAGGAAAGATAAGCCCCGATCTCTTTACGCGACACGTTCGGTTCAATGACTTGCCTGGGATAAAAGCAAGGGGAGAAAATGGTTGATTATGATGTTGTCGTAATCGGCAGCGGTCCTGCGGGTTCCGTGGCGGCAAAAACCCTGGTGGATGCGGGATTGAAAGTTGTCATGCTGGAGCAGAAGAAATTACCCCGCTACAAGATGTGCACAGGCATGCTGTTCCCGGGAGCCCAGGCTTTTTTGGCTGAACGCTATGGAGAAATTCCGGATCGTATATTGTCCCTTCCCAACAAGTGGTACGGGTATAAAATATTCCCGACAGAAGATACTGCGGCGGATGAATGCATGAAAGTATTTTTCCCCATAGCGCCACTTTCGGAACCCGGTTTACCTCAGGGGATTGTTAATACATGGCGGGATCGTCTCGACTACTGGCTGACGGAAAGATCAGGAGCCGAGGTAAAAGATGAATGTGATTTTAAAAGCTTCTCTATTGAAGATGATATCATTACAGTCAATGCTGTTTTAAAAGAAAATGCCCCTGTCGGGTTCAGAACTAAATTCATGATTGGCGCTGATGGTGCATCATCGAAAGTACGGGGTGTACTTTTTCCTCAATTCGATAAAAAAATTTCATGGTTTCCATGTTATGAACAGTGGTATCATGGAACAATAGACTTTGATCCTGAATGGTTATATGGATTTCTTGACCCTAAGTTCACGGGATTATATTCATGCATATATAAAAAGGACGATTTCCTTCTTCAGGTAACATGCGGCAGAGAAGGACAAAGCATAAAACAATTGCACAACAATTTTTATCATTACCTTAAGAAGGTCCACAACCTTAACGTAAAGGAAATAGTTAAAGAGCATGGCGTTAGAATAAACGATATGGGTCCTATAGGCGCATTCTGTTTAGGTAAAGATAATATCCTGGCCGCCGGTGATGCCGGTGGCTTTGTTTATCCATTTGGAGAAGGTATTACAGGTGCGTTCATTTCAGGTGAAATTGCCGCTCAAGCAATTATTAAGAGTCTGGAAAGCAACGAAAAGGCGATTGATCATTATTCCGTTATGATTGAAAAGGAGGTCAATAGAACGAAAGCGGCGCATACTTTTGCAGGTAAAACGGGAATGGATGTGTTCCAGGAAAAGGAGCAAAAATGAAAAACAGGGTATTTATTCGATCAACTTACCGTTTTTTGATCATTACGCTGGGACTGGGGATTTTACTCTTCATTAGCGGGTCGATTCAAGCCGAAGCCACCCAAAAAATTAAACTGAGCCTGTCAAGCAATCTGTCACCCGCCAGTTGTTTAGAGCTGGCAGCCGATAAATTCAAGGACATTGTTGAAAAAAAGAGCAATGGCAACATCACTATTATCCGTTACCCTTCCGGTGAGCTATACGATTCAAAAAGCGAAATCGAGGCTATCGTGAATGGCAGCGTTGACATGGCATTATTACATGTGGCTTATGTTGGTGCAAGATCACCGGCGCTTGAGTTTATCAGTTCATTCGGAGCACAGGGGTGCTGGGATGATTATGAGCATTTTTACAGATTTCTGGATATGCCTGAGGTATGCAAGATTGCAGCCAACGAGTTTAAAAACCAATTAAACGCCAAGCTCCTGGCACCCGTGTCTTATGGCACTTCGGTGGTCGGCACTAATAAAAAAACGATTCATACAGTGGCCGACTATAAAAATTTGAAGATGAGAACAGGTGGATCCGCACAGGCAGCCATGTATAAGGCACTTGGTGCCATACCCGTCGAATTAAGCATAAAAGAGGTTTTTATGGCACTTCAAAGAGGGACTATCGATGGCGTCTGTACAGGTCCCAGCCGGTTTTATTTTTCAAAAATGTATGAGGCCGCACCCTATATTATTCAGGATTACACCAGCCCCTTTCTTCAATTCTGGTTTGCGATGAACATGAATAAATGGCAAAAACTATCACTCGAAAACCAAAATATTCTGAAAGATTCCGCTCAGGAAATTGCGCTATGGACCCGGAACTATGTTACCAAGGAAACAGAACAGATATTTCAGAAATTTAAAAACGGGCTTATAAAAGAGATGAATTTTTTATCCAATGATGAAAGAGCCAGGTTGAAAAAGCTTGTCTATCCGGCGATGCATGAATTTACAGTCCGGAGATGCGGTAAAAATATGGGCGAAAAATTGTGGGGTTATATGATTCAGGCCAGAAATAAATAATCCAGTCTTATCCGCAATGATAAAACACATGCGACCATCCAACTCAAATTTTCATTCTATCCACGCTAATATTATCGATTGTCTTTCACTTAGTTTTGGAACCGTCGCCGGTTTTTCCATGCTCTTTGTGAGCGCTTTTGCTACTTACGAAGTCATAATGCGCCGAATTTTCAATAAACCGACAACGTGGGTGTTTGAGGTTTCACTTTTTATCATGATGTGGTTCGTTCTGCTGGCGGCATCCTATTCATCAAGGGAAAAAAGACAAATCGTTGCTGATATTCTTGTTTCCAGGTTGCCTAAATATTCCAGCTTGGTTCTTGGAATCGCAGCCAATATTGTCGTTTTAGCATTTACCGTAATTGTCGGGTATTATGGATCCCATACCTGCCTGGATGCCTATCAGAATCATATCACAAGCTTCGGGCTGTTAGAATACCCAAAATGGATTTTATATCTTGTCTTCCCCCTGACCATGGGTTTACTTTTTTTACAAGTGCTTCGAAACAGCTTACTGGATATTAAATTCCTATCCTCTCTGAAAAAAGAAACTGATGCTCATGAAACTGCTCCAATAAAACTCCTTTTCGGTTTTACGGTTGCCATCGGAATCGGTATATATTTTATGTATGTCGCGCCTTTTGCAGGTATTGTCATGCTGGTTCTTTGTTTTATATCTGGTGGCGTCCCTGTAGGCGTTGCTTTGGGTATGACCGGAATAATAGGTATGTTCACCAATTTCGGGGAATTCCAAAGCTTGACTATGGTGCCTGTCATAATTGAAAAGACTCTGTATAATTTTATTCTGCTGGCTATTCCCCTTTTTATCATGGGTGGTGTAATTTTAGCCAGGTGCGGTATTGGAGAGCGAATTTACGATATGGTAAGTAAATGGAGCGGATCAATCCCCGGCGGGCTTTCAATGGCTACTATTGTTGCCTGTGCACTGGTCTCAGCAATGATCGGTGTTAGTACGGCTGTAGCAGGCGCGATTGGATTAATCGCCATCCCCCAACTACTCGCTCATGGATACACAAAAGAGCTTTCATATGGAAGTGTCGCCGGTGGTGCACTTGGAGTTCTCATTCCTCCCAGTGCCGGGCTGATTGTTTATGGTTTTTTAACAAATTCGTCTGTTGCCTCGTTATTTGCCGCTGCATTCATTCCCGCTGCCATACTTATCGGTTTTTTTGTTATTTATGTTTTTTTTGTAAGTATCCTTTCTGGAAACTACAAAAGGGTCTCTTTTACATGGGCGCAAAAAATAACCGCAACCCAAAAGGCTTTTCTGGGCCTATTGGCCCCTGGTATTGTTTTAGGCGGTATTTATACCGGTACCTTTACACCTACAGAAGCTGCAGCTGTTTTTGTCGTATATTGCCTTGTCACGGCAATTATCTACAAACAAATTGACTGGAAAATTTTTATTGGTATTCTAAAAGAGAGTGCAATATTAGGGTCTTCACTCATGATGATAATAATTGGTGCGATGATATTAAGCAATCTGGTTGCCCATCTGAGAATCCCCAGGCTACTTACCGAATGGATTGTTGCATCAGGATTTTCCCCTTCGATAGTGATTGCCTGTCTGCTTGCCATGTATGTTATTCTGGGGATGTTTCTGGACGGCCTTGCCATAACAGTACTCACAATTCCAGTAATCTATCCATTAATGCCTGTTCTGGGACTCAATGTTGTTGTATTCGGGGTCGTTTTAATGGTGATTATTGAAATGGCGTTGATAACTCCGCCAGT
This window harbors:
- a CDS encoding SDR family NAD(P)-dependent oxidoreductase, with product MSIKNRVALITGSGSGMGKQTAMRMAEKGAKVVINDIVAEKVNETVTEFKDMGFDVIGKVADICDKTSVENMFKETVDTFGSIDILVNNAGMERAGALRKLTEEDWNITINVNLKGTFLCSQAAHNYMVEKTHGRIINIASRAWLGGPGQAPYSSAKAGVVALTRTLALELGRKGITANCIAPGLIHTPLWDELPEKNRNFLISKQPTGNLGEVDDIAYAVLFLADDDTSFVTGQVLYVCGGRSLFSG
- a CDS encoding SDR family NAD(P)-dependent oxidoreductase: MDGVENKVAVIAGGTDQIGQAISLALANGGAKVAVCDVNQKQVDSIVEKIKEKGQQAIGLAMDPSKPEKVKEAIDKIKAEFGVIDILVNNVDDSEGWEIADVLDDRWRKSVDKNLNAVFYFCREIIPGMRKNKYGRVVNITSIDYLGWCKGKVNISATKSAVFGLTRSLALEGAKDNVTTNCVIKGDIAESDLPKDKSEKMASRLPVKRLGKTEDIARTVGFFASQKSKYITGQMLFACGGKSLYSSLSV
- a CDS encoding enoyl-CoA hydratase/isomerase family protein, coding for MGVDFKKENHVAYITLNRPEAMNSLDPESMDQLVDIWSTVKNDPDIRVAVLTGTGQKAFSTGTDMKKTPPPKECMASIYLRDGQPIIPHMKMWKPIIAAINGYAVGGGLEMALACDLRIASSNAKFGLTEVKVASLAGLNGTQCLPRAIPLSVAMKMMLTGDLIDAQEALRIGLVSDIVEPDELIGLARKYAEKIANNAPLSVKAVKQAVVMGMDLPLDHGLAFAHLLWGVLRDTEDRKEGFQAFAEKRAPEYKGK
- a CDS encoding acyl-CoA dehydrogenase family protein; translation: MDFSISEEYMMLKEATAEFVKREMLPLDKVLLERELSLWTEPGPLIPQEDHDRLMQKTKELGFWGLEVEEKFGGQGLGMLAKTLVVEELSKSLVGFSHHGFTLPPDAPNLYYLHECCSENQREKYFEPYCSANLDSAMACSEPDAGSDVSGLKTTAVRKGDKWVINGAKMWISKCDYPEVFFIVIAVTDKEASSKNRFTAFLIDRETPGLKIGREIPVIGAMPTWDLFLEDVEVGDDAVLGEVGQAFIPLQNRFGVRRIEIAAHCTGMAERLIQMMIDQANTRITFGKPLAARQTVQNWIADSTIELESVRWPLYYAAWKSDQGYKDLRIEGSSIKVAATEMLTKVADRAIQAHGGLGLSHELGIEYAARMVRLWRILEGPSEIHRMAVARTLLREKKPYNPFLLKKEG
- a CDS encoding electron transfer flavoprotein subunit beta/FixA family protein, producing MHIVVLAKVVPDYEVPAGDFELTNSRAHARYKRMMGLYDENAIESGVQLKEKYSSSLTIVSYGIKGDIQILRKAVAMGGEKLSLVVGNSDDPHIIAANLKMAIDKLEDVDLVLAGQQSADMDRGIVHGMLAEMLGFTFIPQVAKIEQDGDQWKVIQNTESGSSELKCGGKAVLSITSVPENVPRIPVVRSIFAAKKKPVDTLSEIEGDAMLIDEVLVNIPKMESVCEFLPAEDDMAETAKILLSKLREERLI
- a CDS encoding TetR/AcrR family transcriptional regulator — translated: MNNSKTKKSIIRAARDVIAEKGLRDSTISEIAKKANVVDSIIYHYFKNKEDLLFFMVDQEIKAMNRELNYHFKGIIGPISKLGKMIWFHLSLNDTQTKDLRIMKYLMLESRGYSNFFIHKGYRSLKEYTKILKDILIQGVKENFFHENLNTSIVRDMIFGLLDEESINCLGSKGITKTLPDFDNIMALILNMIIKSEKTSLSPDNKKAVKILLAAQAIFSEKGFFNTTMMEIAKLAKVSEGTIYEYYKSKNDLLFSIPRVYIETQDVFLKNVIDNKEPLIKLKNFIYHYFFFFLTNREFLIVYLRDIKLNRQYLSSDLHLEFMQQFSYLNDILDEGKKKGVFNSNVNNRIFINLFVGTFSHLATRWIIVKKVHAIDMMEELSQVVNLLSLAVKKKNEFSMAQVISTFSRP